The following proteins are co-located in the Deferribacter autotrophicus genome:
- a CDS encoding 2-oxoacid:acceptor oxidoreductase family protein, with protein MFFDCIMAGFGGQGILSAGMILAQLAVRKDLNVTWWPSYGAEQRGGTANCTVIISDEEIGSPIVSKPSYGFIMNRPSLDKFQPRFKEGANVILDTSLVDTDLINRNDINFYGVKATEIANKLGNTKVANMVMIGSLLAISNLFELKDAEDVLYYAIPKKYHSLLPINREALKSGYTEVAKL; from the coding sequence ATGTTTTTCGATTGTATTATGGCAGGATTTGGAGGACAGGGAATTTTAAGTGCAGGTATGATTCTTGCTCAACTAGCTGTAAGAAAAGACTTAAATGTAACATGGTGGCCTTCTTACGGTGCAGAGCAAAGGGGCGGCACTGCTAACTGCACTGTTATAATTTCAGATGAAGAAATTGGTTCTCCTATTGTTTCAAAACCAAGTTATGGGTTTATAATGAACAGACCCTCTTTAGATAAATTTCAACCAAGATTTAAAGAAGGTGCAAATGTTATTCTTGATACCTCCCTTGTAGATACAGATCTAATCAATAGAAATGATATAAACTTTTATGGAGTGAAAGCCACAGAAATAGCAAATAAACTCGGTAACACAAAAGTAGCAAACATGGTAATGATAGGTTCACTGCTTGCAATATCAAATCTTTTTGAACTTAAAGATGCTGAAGATGTTTTGTACTATGCCATACCTAAAAAATACCATTCATTGCTTCCTATAAATAGAGAAGCTCTAAAATCAGGATATACTGAGGTTGCTAAACTTTAG
- a CDS encoding 2-isopropylmalate synthase encodes MSEKLIIFDTTLRDGEQAPGFSMNVDEKVKMAIQLEKLGVDVIEAGFPISSPGDFEAVKRVAETVKNPAVAGLCRANRKDIEVGWEALKEAKRPRIHTFIATSDIHMKYKLKKDPDEVIEIARDAVKFARNLCDDVEFSAEDATRTNLDFLCKIVEVVIDAGATTVNIPDTVGYTVPMEFEKIISTLLNKVPNIDKAIISVHCHNDLGLAVANSIAAVAAGARQVECTINGIGERAGNASLEEIVMALNVRKDEFNYVHTDINTKEIYRTSRLLTSITGVDVQPNKAIVGKNAFAHEAGIHQDGVLKERTTYEIMTPESVGFPSNKLVLGKHSGRHAFMERLRSLGYELSREQLEIAFAKFKELADKKKEVYDEDLEAIVENQMSKVKEYYSLENLTIVSGVNAIPTATVELLKDDGNVIVDASIGDGPVDAAFKAIERIAGIQGRLKKYRINAVTAGKDAQGEVVVSVEFEDSGVEITGKGYSTDIVVASARAYLHALNRYMSRKGNKKMLSDTV; translated from the coding sequence ATGAGTGAGAAGTTGATAATCTTCGACACCACATTAAGAGATGGTGAACAGGCACCTGGTTTTAGCATGAATGTTGATGAAAAAGTAAAGATGGCTATTCAGCTTGAAAAGTTAGGGGTGGATGTCATTGAAGCAGGTTTTCCTATATCCTCGCCTGGAGATTTTGAGGCAGTTAAGCGGGTTGCTGAAACAGTTAAAAATCCTGCAGTTGCTGGACTTTGTAGAGCAAACAGAAAGGATATTGAAGTGGGCTGGGAAGCCTTGAAGGAGGCAAAAAGACCGCGTATCCATACCTTTATTGCAACATCGGATATTCATATGAAGTATAAGCTTAAAAAGGACCCTGATGAAGTAATTGAAATTGCGAGAGATGCTGTAAAATTTGCTAGAAATTTGTGTGATGATGTGGAATTCAGTGCAGAAGATGCTACAAGAACAAATCTCGATTTTCTTTGTAAAATAGTAGAAGTGGTAATTGATGCTGGGGCAACAACTGTAAATATTCCTGATACAGTTGGTTATACTGTGCCTATGGAATTTGAAAAGATTATAAGTACTCTTTTAAATAAAGTTCCAAATATTGATAAGGCCATTATAAGCGTTCATTGTCATAATGACCTTGGTCTTGCTGTCGCAAACTCCATTGCAGCTGTTGCAGCAGGTGCGAGACAAGTGGAATGTACAATTAACGGTATAGGTGAAAGAGCTGGAAATGCATCTTTAGAGGAAATAGTTATGGCTTTGAATGTAAGGAAGGATGAATTTAATTATGTTCATACTGATATAAATACAAAAGAGATTTATAGGACTAGCAGACTTTTGACTTCAATTACAGGTGTTGATGTGCAGCCAAATAAAGCAATTGTTGGGAAAAATGCCTTTGCTCATGAAGCTGGTATTCATCAGGATGGTGTGTTGAAAGAAAGAACAACCTATGAAATAATGACTCCAGAGAGTGTGGGATTTCCTTCTAATAAACTGGTACTTGGTAAACACTCTGGCCGTCATGCTTTTATGGAAAGGCTGAGATCACTGGGCTATGAGCTTTCAAGAGAGCAGCTAGAGATAGCTTTTGCAAAATTTAAGGAGCTGGCTGATAAGAAGAAAGAGGTATATGATGAGGACTTAGAAGCAATCGTGGAAAATCAGATGAGCAAGGTGAAAGAATATTATTCTTTGGAAAATCTTACAATAGTGAGTGGTGTTAATGCCATACCTACTGCAACAGTGGAGCTTTTAAAAGATGATGGCAACGTTATTGTTGATGCATCAATCGGTGACGGACCTGTGGATGCAGCTTTTAAAGCAATTGAGCGGATAGCTGGTATACAAGGTAGGCTTAAAAAATACAGGATAAATGCTGTGACTGCCGGAAAAGACGCTCAGGGTGAAGTGGTAGTTAGTGTTGAATTTGAAGATTCTGGTGTTGAAATAACAGGAAAAGGTTATTCCACAGATATAGTCGTGGCCAGTGCAAGAGCTTACTTGCATGCACTAAATAGATATATGAGTAGAAAAGGTAATAAAAAAATGCTGAGTGATACCGTTTAA
- the ruvC gene encoding crossover junction endodeoxyribonuclease RuvC, whose translation MIIFGIDPGLNKTGIGILENKDNKLNCIDYSVIKNKQGIEPVDKIKNLVNKIEDFVLKYKPEYAALEDSFYSVNVKTAISLGVARGAIIATLLSKGVNVHQFTALQIKKAVVGYGKADKNQVKKMVEMQLGITLDGVLNDASDALACAICLGVFLNGKLYDKLY comes from the coding sequence TTGATAATATTTGGAATTGATCCCGGCCTAAATAAGACAGGTATAGGTATATTAGAGAATAAAGATAATAAGTTAAACTGTATAGATTATTCTGTAATAAAGAATAAACAGGGTATTGAACCCGTTGATAAGATAAAAAATCTTGTAAACAAAATAGAAGATTTTGTTTTAAAATATAAACCAGAATATGCAGCTCTAGAAGATAGCTTTTATTCTGTAAATGTTAAGACAGCTATAAGTTTAGGTGTTGCAAGGGGAGCTATTATTGCTACATTGCTTAGCAAAGGTGTGAATGTTCATCAGTTTACAGCTTTGCAGATTAAAAAGGCAGTAGTTGGGTATGGTAAGGCAGATAAGAATCAGGTTAAAAAGATGGTAGAGATGCAGCTTGGTATCACTCTTGATGGTGTTTTAAATGATGCGTCAGATGCTCTTGCTTGTGCTATATGCTTAGGTGTGTTTTTAAACGGGAAACTTTATGATAAATTATATTAA
- a CDS encoding 3-methyl-2-oxobutanoate dehydrogenase subunit VorB has translation MSNKILMKGNEAIAEAAVRAGLAGYFGYPITPQNEITAYMSWRMPELGRAFVQAESELAAINMVYGAGATGVRVMTTSSSPGIALMQEGISYMCGAEVPAVIVNITRGGPGLGNIGPSQCDYNQATRGGGNGDYKLVVYAPHTVQEAIDMVYKSFDIAEKYRNPVLILGDGALGQMAEAVVLPEMKEIIDEDKGWELNGAKGRPPRSVKSLRLAEGKLKEHNWHLKDKYNEIEKNEIMYEYNEDNYDVLVVAFGTAARVAKSAIKELREKGINAGLFRPITLWPYPYQALRAASKNAKKILVAEMNTGQMLFDVKLAVCDDERIDFLGKPGGEVFSPDEIVNKVKNMVGD, from the coding sequence ATGAGTAATAAAATATTAATGAAAGGTAACGAAGCAATTGCAGAAGCTGCAGTAAGAGCTGGACTTGCGGGTTATTTTGGTTATCCCATCACTCCCCAAAATGAAATTACAGCATATATGTCATGGAGAATGCCTGAGCTTGGCAGAGCTTTCGTTCAGGCAGAAAGTGAACTTGCTGCCATAAATATGGTGTATGGTGCTGGTGCCACAGGAGTCAGAGTAATGACTACATCTTCAAGTCCAGGTATTGCACTTATGCAGGAAGGAATTTCCTACATGTGTGGTGCAGAAGTACCTGCTGTAATTGTTAATATTACAAGAGGTGGCCCAGGTCTTGGTAATATAGGTCCAAGCCAATGTGACTACAACCAAGCCACAAGGGGCGGAGGTAATGGTGATTATAAACTAGTTGTTTATGCACCCCATACAGTCCAGGAAGCTATAGATATGGTCTATAAATCTTTCGATATCGCTGAAAAATACAGAAACCCTGTACTTATCCTTGGTGATGGCGCCCTTGGTCAAATGGCAGAAGCGGTAGTCTTACCGGAAATGAAAGAAATCATTGATGAGGACAAAGGGTGGGAGTTGAATGGTGCAAAAGGTAGGCCTCCACGTTCAGTCAAATCTCTGCGCCTTGCTGAAGGAAAACTAAAAGAACATAACTGGCATTTGAAAGACAAATATAACGAAATTGAAAAAAATGAAATAATGTATGAATACAACGAAGATAATTACGATGTTCTTGTTGTCGCTTTTGGAACTGCTGCTAGAGTGGCAAAATCTGCCATAAAAGAATTAAGAGAAAAAGGGATAAATGCAGGACTCTTTAGACCCATCACTTTATGGCCATACCCTTATCAAGCTCTTAGAGCAGCATCAAAAAATGCAAAAAAAATTCTTGTGGCTGAAATGAATACAGGACAGATGCTCTTTGATGTGAAACTTGCTGTTTGTGATGATGAAAGAATTGATTTTCTTGGCAAACCTGGTGGAGAAGTTTTTTCACCAGATGAAATTGTAAATAAAGTAAAAAATATGGTGGGTGATTAA
- a CDS encoding acylphosphatase → MYKRLHAVVFGKVQGVGYRAFIYDKALSLGLKGFVKNLPDGTVEIEAEGDEIYLFQLLDKAKKGTPLTNVTNVDFKIYDDLKGYTTFKIAY, encoded by the coding sequence ATGTATAAGCGTTTGCATGCAGTAGTTTTTGGAAAAGTTCAGGGTGTAGGGTATAGAGCCTTTATTTATGACAAGGCTCTATCCCTTGGTCTGAAAGGATTTGTTAAAAATCTTCCCGATGGAACAGTGGAAATTGAAGCAGAGGGTGATGAAATATATCTTTTTCAATTGTTAGATAAAGCTAAAAAAGGTACTCCCCTTACAAATGTAACTAATGTTGATTTTAAGATATATGATGATTTAAAAGGTTATACCACCTTTAAAATAGCATACTAA
- a CDS encoding indolepyruvate ferredoxin oxidoreductase subunit alpha, whose translation MPKVIIDIEKCKGCGLCITVCPKEILSYSGKFNTSGYNYVTCIDENKCIACKSCALICPDVVFTILKEEKVKG comes from the coding sequence ATGCCAAAAGTAATTATCGATATCGAAAAATGCAAAGGTTGTGGTCTCTGTATCACTGTATGCCCAAAAGAGATTTTGAGTTATTCAGGGAAATTTAATACCTCAGGTTATAATTACGTAACATGTATAGATGAAAACAAATGCATTGCTTGTAAAAGTTGTGCACTGATTTGTCCTGATGTTGTATTTACGATTTTAAAAGAAGAAAAGGTTAAGGGGTAA
- the ruvA gene encoding Holliday junction branch migration protein RuvA encodes MINYIKGILTVKKPDYIVVESCGIGYQIYVSLTTYSSLPSEGSEVLILIQQFVKDNGIFLYGFLTEGEKKIFNLLNKVSKIGPKLALAILSGFDTEKLKECILSRDAVRLSTIPGIGRKTAERIVLELKDKLGDIEEYQVVDNSVVDDVISALMNLGYKKQECTAVLKEIDYQNKNFEEILKESLKKLTKS; translated from the coding sequence ATGATAAATTATATTAAGGGTATTCTCACTGTTAAAAAACCGGATTATATTGTAGTTGAAAGTTGTGGAATAGGGTATCAGATTTATGTATCTTTAACTACATATTCAAGTCTCCCTTCTGAAGGAAGTGAAGTATTAATTCTTATTCAACAATTTGTGAAGGATAATGGAATTTTTTTATACGGTTTTTTAACAGAAGGGGAGAAAAAAATTTTTAATTTGCTAAATAAAGTTTCCAAGATTGGGCCTAAACTGGCACTTGCTATTTTGTCAGGTTTTGATACTGAAAAATTGAAAGAATGTATTTTATCAAGAGATGCTGTAAGGCTTTCTACAATACCAGGAATTGGAAGGAAGACCGCAGAACGAATTGTTTTGGAATTAAAAGATAAGTTGGGTGATATTGAAGAATATCAAGTTGTTGATAATAGTGTTGTTGATGATGTAATAAGTGCTCTAATGAATTTGGGGTATAAAAAGCAAGAGTGTACAGCGGTACTGAAAGAAATTGATTATCAAAATAAAAATTTTGAAGAAATTCTGAAGGAATCGTTAAAAAAACTTACAAAAAGCTAA
- a CDS encoding diguanylate cyclase, with protein sequence MEDHTKPVKIAEDIYWVGHKIENDPFQCHVYLIKNGKESILIDPGSNLTFKDTLYKIEQIIPFSHIKYFICHHQDPDITAALETIKHILNRDDAQIISHWRAIELIKHYNLNIPFICVERNNWELNANGRKLKFIFTPYLHFPGAFCTYDVKSKILFSSDLFGGFTDEWKIFAEDESYYDSIAAFHAHYMPSKEILIHSLKKIEELDIEMIAPQHGSIIKKHLIQPIIKRLKNLDCGIFLLTQTSTEIEKLRKLNKMLSAFLQTMATYKDFSELIKKFSKEINDILLIKSIEFYTYFLNKYYYFNHHTPLMWEEICIDNHILKYLGKSKSEYLKQNPYIILFDNSLMMPIFDSENNVIIAFIQIKFDESFSLDLETKEILQKISNFFTIAFEREFIRRKILIEKEKYYEISIKDPLTNCYTRHYLHEAVKRFIALQDRGEIKALGITFIDIDDFKRINDTYGHDVGDMVLMKVGNILLEEVRTGDIPVRYGGEEFLIMAICDDVSKLYTIAKRIREKIKNIKWPPPLDKEKITASFGIALREKGEEFKKTLKRADIQLYKAKQSGKNKICVDSST encoded by the coding sequence ATGGAAGATCACACGAAACCTGTTAAAATTGCAGAAGATATTTACTGGGTGGGTCATAAAATCGAAAATGACCCATTCCAGTGCCATGTCTATTTAATAAAAAATGGTAAAGAATCCATTTTGATTGATCCAGGTTCAAACCTTACTTTTAAAGATACACTTTATAAAATTGAACAGATAATCCCTTTTTCTCATATAAAATATTTTATCTGTCATCATCAGGATCCAGACATAACAGCTGCTTTAGAAACAATAAAACATATTTTAAACAGAGACGATGCTCAAATAATAAGTCACTGGCGTGCAATTGAACTTATCAAGCATTACAATCTTAACATACCTTTTATATGCGTTGAAAGGAATAACTGGGAATTAAATGCCAATGGAAGAAAATTAAAGTTTATTTTTACACCATATCTACATTTCCCCGGTGCTTTCTGCACATACGATGTAAAATCAAAAATTCTTTTTTCTAGTGACTTATTCGGTGGCTTTACAGACGAATGGAAAATCTTTGCTGAAGATGAAAGCTATTATGATTCCATAGCTGCATTTCACGCACATTACATGCCTTCAAAAGAGATTCTAATTCATTCATTGAAAAAAATTGAAGAGTTAGACATTGAAATGATTGCTCCACAACACGGTTCAATCATTAAAAAGCATCTTATACAACCTATAATAAAAAGGCTTAAAAACCTTGATTGCGGAATTTTTCTTCTTACACAAACAAGTACTGAGATAGAAAAACTTAGAAAATTAAACAAAATGCTAAGTGCATTCTTACAAACAATGGCCACTTATAAAGATTTTAGCGAATTGATAAAAAAATTCTCAAAAGAAATAAATGATATTTTACTTATAAAATCTATAGAATTTTATACATATTTTTTAAACAAGTATTATTATTTTAACCATCATACTCCTCTCATGTGGGAAGAAATATGTATTGATAACCACATATTAAAATATCTTGGTAAAAGCAAGTCTGAATATTTAAAGCAAAATCCTTATATAATATTATTTGATAACTCATTGATGATGCCAATCTTTGATTCAGAAAACAATGTTATTATTGCTTTTATTCAAATAAAATTTGATGAAAGTTTCTCTTTAGATTTAGAAACTAAAGAAATATTGCAAAAAATATCCAACTTTTTTACCATAGCTTTCGAAAGAGAATTTATAAGAAGAAAAATCCTTATTGAAAAAGAAAAATACTATGAAATTTCTATAAAAGATCCTTTAACAAACTGCTACACAAGACACTATCTACACGAAGCTGTAAAAAGATTTATTGCTCTACAGGACAGAGGAGAGATTAAAGCTTTAGGAATCACTTTTATTGATATTGACGATTTCAAACGCATTAATGACACCTATGGTCATGATGTTGGCGATATGGTTCTTATGAAAGTTGGTAATATTCTACTTGAAGAAGTAAGAACTGGTGATATACCAGTGAGATATGGTGGTGAAGAGTTTTTAATAATGGCAATCTGCGATGATGTTTCTAAACTTTATACAATTGCCAAAAGAATAAGAGAAAAAATTAAAAATATAAAATGGCCACCTCCTTTAGATAAAGAGAAAATAACAGCAAGTTTTGGAATTGCCCTAAGAGAAAAAGGTGAAGAATTTAAAAAAACCTTAAAGAGAGCTGATATTCAATTATACAAAGCAAAACAATCTGGGAAAAACAAAATCTGTGTAGACTCTTCAACTTGA
- a CDS encoding Tex family protein: MIETIYSEFNFNRKHIDNLIKLYKDGNSVPFIARYRKEMTGGMDENVIREIIERYEYIEKLEQRKQEVIEHIKEKNKLTEELKTKILQAKTLKEVEDLYAPYKSKRKTKADIARELKLEPLANFIKNESNTDNIITEAKKYISDKVQTEKDAIDKALDIIIEEIAHNIEIKNRLREFFWKHGSILSEKRKKDITERTNYEDYYNYKESLKTIPPHRILAIFRGEKENILKVKLDIDAELCEQIIKSILVENKWIVNELVDDSIKKAFKRMLLPSLELEIRKELKEKAEDKAIKVFAENLRNLLLTPPVKGKKILGIDPAYRTGCKYACVDETGKLLSYGVIYPTEPQNDYENSKKTILKEITTHNIDIIAIGNGTASRETEEFISKVIEEENLPIVYTIVNEAGASVYSASEVANKEFPDLDLTIRGAISIARRVIDPLAELVKIEPKSIGVGMYQHDVNEKRLSGKLFEVVEDVVNNVGVNLNTASVSLLKYVSGINEGVAEKIVAYREANGKFKTRKELLNVDGIGEKIFEQAAGFLKIYDGNEPLDSLFIHPENYDNVYQLLSELHLSIENANLIKLTLKGKDLKELGEKCGIGELTLKDIIENLEKPDRDIRDNVDPLIFKQSALTIDNLKEGMTVKGKITNVVDFGAFVDIGLKNDALIHISELADRFVKHPLEVVKVGQTVSAKIISIDKERGRIGLSLKK, encoded by the coding sequence GTGATTGAAACTATTTATTCTGAATTTAATTTTAACAGAAAACATATTGATAACCTTATAAAACTTTACAAAGATGGAAACTCTGTTCCCTTTATCGCAAGATACAGAAAAGAGATGACCGGTGGTATGGATGAAAATGTAATCAGAGAAATAATAGAACGATACGAATATATTGAGAAGCTTGAGCAGAGAAAACAGGAAGTCATAGAACACATCAAAGAAAAAAACAAACTCACCGAAGAATTAAAAACGAAAATTTTGCAGGCTAAGACACTCAAGGAAGTGGAAGACCTTTACGCTCCTTATAAATCGAAAAGAAAAACAAAAGCAGATATTGCAAGAGAATTGAAGTTAGAACCTCTCGCAAATTTTATAAAAAATGAATCCAATACTGATAATATAATTACTGAAGCAAAAAAATATATTAGTGACAAAGTGCAAACAGAAAAAGACGCCATAGATAAAGCTCTTGATATAATAATTGAAGAAATTGCACATAATATTGAAATAAAAAACAGACTCAGAGAATTTTTCTGGAAGCATGGCAGTATTTTAAGTGAAAAGAGAAAAAAAGATATTACAGAAAGAACTAACTATGAAGATTACTATAATTACAAAGAGTCTTTAAAAACTATTCCACCACATAGAATTCTTGCCATATTTAGGGGTGAAAAGGAAAATATACTTAAGGTTAAACTTGATATTGACGCTGAGTTGTGTGAGCAAATCATTAAATCAATTTTAGTAGAAAATAAGTGGATTGTGAATGAATTGGTTGATGATAGCATAAAGAAAGCATTTAAAAGAATGCTTTTACCATCATTAGAACTGGAAATCAGAAAAGAATTGAAAGAAAAGGCAGAAGATAAAGCAATAAAAGTCTTTGCCGAGAATTTAAGAAATCTACTACTGACCCCTCCTGTTAAAGGGAAAAAAATCCTTGGAATTGACCCTGCCTACAGAACAGGGTGTAAATATGCCTGTGTGGATGAAACCGGTAAATTATTAAGCTATGGAGTAATTTACCCTACCGAACCACAGAATGACTATGAAAACAGCAAAAAAACAATTTTGAAAGAGATAACAACTCATAATATAGATATCATTGCTATTGGTAATGGAACTGCAAGCAGGGAAACAGAAGAATTTATTTCAAAAGTCATTGAAGAAGAAAACCTGCCGATTGTTTACACTATTGTAAATGAAGCTGGTGCAAGTGTTTATTCTGCAAGTGAGGTAGCAAATAAAGAATTCCCTGACCTTGATCTTACAATCAGAGGAGCAATTTCCATAGCAAGAAGAGTTATTGACCCTCTGGCAGAACTTGTAAAAATAGAACCAAAATCCATTGGTGTAGGTATGTATCAGCATGACGTAAATGAAAAAAGATTAAGTGGAAAATTATTTGAGGTTGTGGAGGACGTTGTAAATAATGTTGGAGTAAACCTTAACACAGCCAGCGTTTCCCTTTTGAAATATGTATCTGGGATAAATGAAGGAGTTGCCGAAAAGATTGTAGCCTATAGAGAAGCAAATGGTAAATTTAAAACCAGAAAGGAACTTTTGAATGTGGATGGAATTGGTGAAAAAATCTTTGAGCAGGCAGCTGGTTTTTTAAAAATTTATGATGGAAACGAACCTCTTGATTCCCTTTTCATCCACCCTGAAAATTATGATAATGTTTATCAACTGTTATCAGAACTGCATCTATCCATTGAAAACGCAAATTTGATAAAGTTAACTTTAAAGGGTAAAGATTTGAAAGAGCTTGGGGAAAAATGTGGCATTGGTGAATTAACATTGAAAGATATTATTGAAAATCTTGAAAAGCCTGACAGAGACATAAGAGATAATGTGGACCCTCTAATTTTTAAGCAATCTGCTCTCACAATTGATAATCTTAAGGAGGGTATGACTGTAAAAGGGAAAATTACAAATGTGGTAGATTTTGGTGCTTTTGTAGATATTGGTTTAAAAAATGATGCACTAATACATATTTCAGAGCTTGCAGACAGATTTGTCAAACATCCCCTAGAAGTGGTAAAAGTAGGACAAACTGTATCTGCTAAAATCATAAGTATTGACAAAGAAAGAGGACGCATAGGACTTTCTTTGAAAAAATAA
- a CDS encoding YebC/PmpR family DNA-binding transcriptional regulator — MAGHSKWANIKHRKAAQDAKKGKIFTKIARELTVAAKMGGSDPEMNPRLRVALEKAKAANMPKENVERAIKKGTGEGNEANYEDVIYEGYGPGGVAIMVQALTDNKNRTVAEVRSTLTKKGGSLGEAGCVSWLFEKKGIIGIKKDIIDEDTLMDIVLEAGAEDLKVENENYEVVTEPSEYYNVKKALEEKGIAIEYAELTMRPKNTVKVEGEDAKKLLALIEALEDLDDVQEVYANFDIEDKVMEEMGA; from the coding sequence ATGGCAGGTCATAGTAAATGGGCTAATATAAAACATAGAAAAGCAGCACAGGATGCAAAGAAAGGTAAAATTTTTACTAAAATAGCAAGAGAACTTACCGTTGCAGCCAAAATGGGCGGTAGTGACCCAGAAATGAATCCAAGATTGAGAGTAGCACTTGAAAAGGCAAAGGCTGCAAATATGCCAAAAGAGAATGTTGAAAGGGCAATCAAAAAAGGAACTGGTGAAGGTAATGAAGCAAATTATGAAGATGTAATTTATGAGGGATACGGCCCAGGTGGTGTGGCTATAATGGTTCAGGCTTTAACAGACAATAAAAATAGAACAGTGGCAGAGGTTAGAAGTACTCTCACAAAAAAAGGTGGAAGCTTAGGTGAGGCTGGATGTGTATCTTGGCTTTTTGAGAAGAAAGGTATTATTGGGATTAAGAAAGATATTATAGATGAAGATACATTGATGGATATTGTTCTTGAGGCTGGGGCAGAAGATTTGAAGGTAGAGAATGAAAATTATGAAGTAGTTACTGAACCATCTGAATATTACAATGTTAAGAAAGCTCTGGAAGAGAAAGGGATTGCCATTGAATATGCTGAGCTAACTATGAGACCTAAAAATACAGTGAAAGTTGAAGGGGAAGATGCTAAAAAATTGCTGGCTTTAATTGAAGCTCTTGAAGATTTGGACGATGTCCAGGAAGTATATGCTAATTTTGACATAGAAGATAAAGTAATGGAGGAGATGGGGGCATAA
- a CDS encoding thiamine pyrophosphate-dependent enzyme, translated as MKVVFERPESLLDNKTIYCPGCNHGIIHRIVAECIDELGIREQTVGVAPVGCAVLLYDYFNFDIVEAPHGRAPAMATAMKRVRPNLTIFTYQGDGDLASIGMAEIMHAANRGDSLTVVFVNNANYGMTGGQMAPTTLPGQKTTTTPAGRNTKQHGFPFRMAEIIGSLPAVAFSCRTSVTNPKNIMKTKKAIKKAFQNQLENKGFSFVEVLSTCPTNWGMSPIEALKWVDETMTAFYPLGTFKDIDEEV; from the coding sequence ATGAAAGTAGTATTTGAAAGACCTGAAAGTTTGCTTGATAACAAAACAATATACTGTCCAGGTTGTAATCACGGTATTATACATAGAATCGTTGCTGAATGTATTGATGAATTGGGGATTAGAGAACAAACTGTTGGTGTTGCTCCTGTAGGGTGTGCTGTTCTTTTATATGACTATTTCAATTTTGACATCGTAGAAGCTCCTCACGGCAGAGCTCCTGCAATGGCTACTGCAATGAAAAGGGTTAGACCAAATTTAACAATATTTACTTATCAGGGTGATGGAGACCTTGCTTCCATAGGAATGGCTGAAATCATGCATGCTGCAAATAGAGGAGATAGTCTCACTGTGGTATTTGTAAACAATGCAAATTATGGTATGACTGGTGGGCAGATGGCACCCACAACACTCCCAGGACAAAAAACTACTACTACACCTGCAGGTAGAAATACAAAACAGCATGGATTCCCTTTTAGAATGGCTGAAATTATCGGATCGTTGCCTGCTGTTGCTTTTTCATGCAGAACATCTGTTACAAATCCTAAAAATATCATGAAAACAAAAAAAGCCATAAAAAAAGCTTTCCAAAATCAACTAGAAAATAAAGGTTTTTCCTTTGTAGAAGTGTTATCCACTTGTCCAACAAATTGGGGGATGAGTCCTATTGAGGCATTAAAATGGGTAGATGAAACAATGACAGCCTTTTACCCCCTTGGCACTTTTAAAGATATAGATGAAGAGGTGTAA